TCAATCTGTTCGCTTTGGTGGGCAAGTATTTATCATTGACTCTTCCTTTGAACCGACATCCACAGCTAACAATCATATTCTTGAAGACGACGGAAACATATATAAAACCCGTAAATTAAATGATGGTCAAGAATTTCAGATTGTCAAAATTTTTTATCAGCCGGATGAACTTAAGCATAAGCTAAAAAAAGCAGGCTTCCAGGCTGAGGTAAAAGTGACAGATAATTATTTTATCTACGCACAGGGGAAAAAATTTGAAACAATTCGTAATTCGGAATCTGTAATTATTTAAACTACACCTAATGTATTACTAATTTAGTACCACCTATATACTATGGGAGCATCAGACCTATTTTTTTATATAGACATTAATTCAAGATGGCATTAAAAAACATCTTCCTGCTGTTTTCTCTGACATACTCCTCAAACTAGGTACTGTTGCAAAATCTATGTATATATATTGGTTATAGCTATACAGATGACTTATGCGGGACTAAAGGAGTAGAAATGAAATGTATTTTGATTAACTGCGAACAACATTATCAAGAGCTAGGTGAACAGAAAGTTGAAGACCTCTTTCAGGTTGAAGATAGACTATTTCTTGATCGATCTTAGTTAACTATGATTGCTGAGTAAGCAAAACAAAATCCATTAGCTGCCTAATAGACAGTTTGCAATGCAAATTCTTAAAGTATTAACCAGAGTCTATCTTAGTCCAGTAGACTTGGATGAGGCGATCGCTTTCTATGAAAACCTCTTTACAGAAAAATGTTGGTTGTGGTTTCAATATTCCGAGGCTGAGTTGGAACTCGCAAGTGTGGGTTCTATTCTTTTAATTGCTGGTTCGGCAGAAGCACTCTCTCCATTCAAGAGTACACACGCCACATTTCTTGTGGACTCACTCAATGATTTTAAAGAAGCACTTATTCAACAGGGTGCAGTGATTCTGGCGGAACCGAACAAAGTTACCACTGGAGCGAATATGCGAGCGATGCATCCTGATGGAACTATTATTGAGTATCTTGAGTTTGGATAATGGAATGGACGCGGTATTACTTCCATTAGCCGCAACAGCAGCAGTTGGCTATGTTAGACACGGCGTATGGAAAGCTCTTAACCACAGTGAGTCAAACCCTCGAATTTAGTTGATTACAAGAGTTGTGCAAGATTAAATTTAAACTTTGCACAGCACCTCTGGTACAATACTATTTTTAGCCCTCAGTGAACTTGCTGAAGGGCTTTCACTTTTTCACAAATCTCTCTTTCTCTGCGCCTCTGTACTCTCTGGCGAATGGTGGGAAATATTAGGCGTAAATCAGAGTGATAATGCCAACGTTATTAAACTTGCCTATTTCGATTAGCAAGAATCATCCTGATGTCAACAGTTCTGCATAGGCGTAGCCCGTCGTAGACATCGCAAAAGCTTTAATGCAAACAATTAATCAAGCTTTTGATACTTTCAAGTCTAAAGATGCTGAGATTCTTTAATCAACGAGCCAAGCTACTCTGTGTCTATGCACCTCTATGTGAGACTTAATTACTATTGTTAGATTTACTTTTATAAACACTCCATGTCATCTGCCAGTAGGGTAAAATATTTAACCCTTCAGAAGTATTGACATTTGGAATTTTTCAAGAATTCATCTTGCTTATTCTGAAAAAAAGTTATAAATTATTAGTTTATAGGGGAATAATCTGAACTCTTAGTGTCAAAAACTAATCCTGCTCAAGTAAATATACTGCAACCAGTTTTAACTTCACACAAACCATAAGCAGCGCTGAAGATATATTTTTGTTTGGTAAAGCAAAGCTTCTGGACATGAAACAGAACAATAAATAATCTAAAGATATATCTTGTGTGACTGTTTGAAGAATTATATTACTACTCTGGGTGAATAAAAACAATTATAATTCCCCAAAACAGTAATAGATTATATGTCAATTAACTAATAATAAGGCTGTAAAAATTTCAGCAAATTTATTTATTGTTAGTTAATTAAGTTTCTCCAAATTATGCTATTCAAAGAATCCTTTTTGTTATGCTGAGAATAGCAAAAATAAGGAATGAAGACGCATCTACCACAAATTCACAACCCAAATGGAGTTATTCTGGCGATGCACTTAAACGAATTGGAAACTACTGAAAATTTAAAAGAAGTGGAAGAAGCGTGGCTAACACTAGAAAAATCAATTCTCTATTATCAAGGTCGCCCCGTTGGTACTGTAGCTGCTTATGATGCATCTGTAGAGGCTCTCAATTATGACCAGTGCTTTGTTCGGGATTTTGTCTCTTCAGCTCTAATTTTTCTGATCAAAGGTAGAACAGATATTGTTCGCAATTTCTTAGAAGAAACCTTAAAGTTACAGCCTAAAGAAAAGGCATTAGATGCCTATAAACCTGGACGAGGATTAATACCGGCTAGCTTCAAAGTTGTATCAGAAAATGGGCAAGAATATCTAGAAGCAGACTTTGGCGAACATGCGATCGCTAGAGTTACACCCGTTGATTCTTGCCTATGGTGGATTATTTTGTTGCGTGCTTATGTAGTCGCCACAGAAGATTTT
The Nostoc punctiforme PCC 73102 genome window above contains:
- a CDS encoding VOC family protein — encoded protein: MQILKVLTRVYLSPVDLDEAIAFYENLFTEKCWLWFQYSEAELELASVGSILLIAGSAEALSPFKSTHATFLVDSLNDFKEALIQQGAVILAEPNKVTTGANMRAMHPDGTIIEYLEFG